The Mastacembelus armatus chromosome 9, fMasArm1.2, whole genome shotgun sequence genome contains a region encoding:
- the bmp10 gene encoding bone morphogenetic protein 10, whose protein sequence is MASICWELGTICCSKPLILLFSILVIQGPLWGESSPISNTHQRHRPAPGLGDGHGGVVDPSLLEQDSNMDMQSLLENLKEQFLRTFNLSGLGPPSLSPGSAREEPPEYMMELYNRFANDHTSMPTANIIRSFRNEDLSPSDVDVGGVRRHPLLFNVSVPHHERITAAELRLYTLVQIDRHLYSGVDRRVTIYELESRDGDDNMTDENSVRGDGFRGGGERIELVELASRQVYGTDNGWEAFDLTAAVHRWRKSDHSTTHRLEVHIASVASEDNDQGMTGDSKDRNPSEGDMKIDTSPEEKHKPLLIVYSDDQSSDHRDDKRELNEMIDHETSNMVLQNNLGTSLNGLWGELGRDRAEGDVGAEPDEEDLIQMRSNLIYDTASRIRRNAKGNHCKKQSLYVEFKDIGWDSWILAPTGYDAFECTGICSFPLTKHVTPTKHAIVQTLVNINSPQKAARACCVPTKLDPISLLYLDDTGVVTYKYKFEGMVVAECGCR, encoded by the exons ATGGCGAGCATTTGCTGGGAACTAGGAACCATCTGCTGCTCCAAGCCtttgattttgctgttttccaTCCTGGTGATCCAGGGGCCTCTCTGGGGAGAGAGCAGCCCCATTTCCAATACCCATCAACGCCATCGCCCTGCCCCAGGGCTGGGTGACGGGCATGGAGGGGTGGTGGATCCATCACTGCTGGAGCAGGACAGCAACATGGACATGCAGAGCCTTCTAGAGAACCTGAAGGAACAGTTTCTGCGGACTTTCAACTTGTCAGGCTTGGGTCCTCCTTCCCTGTCTCCTGGAAGCGCACGAGAAGAGCCGCCTGAGTACATGATGGAGCTCTACAACCGTTTTGCTAATGACCACACTTCCATGCCCACTGCAAACATCATCCGCAGCTTCAGAAATGAAG ATTTATCTCCCAGTGATGTGGATGTTGGGGGAGTGAGGCGTCACCCTCTTCTCTTCAACGTGTCAGTCCCCCATCATGAACGCATCACAGCAGCTGAGCTTCGCCTTTACACCCTTGTCCAGATTGACCGCCACCTCTACTCTGGCGTTGACCGCAGGGTCACCATATACGAACTAGAATCGCGTGACGGGGATGACAACATGACTGATGAGAACTCCGTGAGAGGTGATGGATTcagggggggaggagagaggataGAGCTGGTGGAGTTGGCTTCCCGCCAGGTCTACGGCACTGATAACGGCTGGGAGGCCTTTGacctcactgctgctgttcaccGTTGGCGCAAATCTGACCATAGCACCACACACAGGCTGGAAGTGCACATTGCCAGTGTGGCCAGTGAAGATAATGATCAAGGTATGACAGGAGACAGCAAAGACAGGAATCCATCTGAAGGAGACATGAAGATTGACACCAGCCCTGAAGAGAAACATAAACCCTTGCTGATTGTTTACTCTGATGACCAAAGCAGTGACCATCGTGATGACAAGCGTGAGCTGAATGAGATGATTGACCATGAAACCTCTAACATGGTCCTGCAGAACAACTTAGGGACGAGCCTGAATGGGCTGTGGGGTGAGCTGGGGAGGGATAGAGCGGAGGGAGATGTTGGAGCTGAGCCAGATGAAGAGGATCTCATCCAAATGCGATCCAATCTGATCTATGACACAGCATCCCGCATTCGTCGCAATGCCAAAGGCAACCACTGCAAGAAACAATCTCTGTATGTAGAGTTCAAGGACATTGGATGGGACAGTTGGATCCTTGCACCCACTGGTTATGATGCCTTTGAGTGCACTGGTATTTGTTCCTTCCCGCTGACAAAGCACGTCACACCCACCAAGCATGCCATTGTTCAGACTTTGGTCAACATCAACAGTCCTCAGAAGGCGGCACGAGCTTGTTGCGTGCCCACCAAGCTGGACCCCATCTCCCTGTTATACCTGGATGACACAGGTGTAGTCACCTACAAGTACAAGTTTGAAGGCATGGTGGTGGCCGAGTGCGGCTGCAGATAG